One Triticum dicoccoides isolate Atlit2015 ecotype Zavitan chromosome 4B, WEW_v2.0, whole genome shotgun sequence genomic window carries:
- the LOC119291066 gene encoding transmembrane 9 superfamily member 3-like, which yields MASPAARAASALLLLLALAVASVLSDGSDHRYKLGDPVPLYANKVGPFHNPSETYRYFDLPFCSPEKVKEKSEALGEVLNGDRLVDAPYKLDFRTDHDSKAVCPKKLTKEDVAKFRNAVAKDYYFQMYYDDLPLWGFIGKVEKGGKPDPSEWKYYLYRHIIFDILYNNDRVIEINVHTDQSALVDLTEDKEVNVDFLYTVKWKETPTPFEKRMEKYSSSSNMPHHLEVHWFSIINSCVTVLLLTGFLATILMRVLKNDFVKYAHDEEAADDQEESGWKYIHGDVFRFPKNKSLFSAALGTGTQLFALTTFIFLLALVGVFYPYNRGALFTALVVIYALTSGIAGYIATSFYCQLEGTNWVRNLLLTGCLFCGPLFLTFCFLNTVAIAYSATAALPFGTICVIVLIWTLVTFPLLVLGGIAGKNSKSEFQAPCRTTKYPREIPPLPWYRTTVPQMAMAGFLPFSAIYIELYYIFASVWGHRIYTIYSILFIVFIILLIVTAFITVALTYFQLAAEDHEWWWRSFLCGGSTGFFVYGYCLYYYYARSDMSGFMQTSFFFGYMACICYAFFLMLGMVGFRAALFFVRHIYKSIKCE from the exons ATGGCATCGCCGGCCGCGCGCGCGGCCTCGGCGCTCCTCCTCCTGCTCGCCCTCGCCGTCGCCAGCGTCCTCTCCGACGGCTCCGACCACCGCTACAAGCTCGGCGACCCCGTCCCGCTCTACGCCAACAAGGTCGGCCCCTTCCACAACCCCAG CGAGACGTACCGCTACTTCGACCTCCCTTTCTGCTCCCCGG AGAAAGTGAAGGAGAAGAGCGAGGCCCTCGGCGAGGTCCTCAATGGGGATCGGTTGGTGGATGCGCCCTACAAGCTTGATTTCCGCACGGATCATGATTCCAAGGCGGTTTGCCCCAAGAAGCTTACCAAGGAGGACGTGGCCAAGTTCCGGAACGCTGTAGCCAAGGACTACTACTTCCAGATGTACTACGATGATCTCCCACTGTGGGGTTTCATCGGTAAGGTCGAGAAGGGAGGCAAGCCTGACCCGAGCGAGTGGAAGTACTACCTCTACAGGCACATTATCTTTGACATCCTCTACAACAACGACCGTGTCATTGAGATCAATGTGCATACCGACCAGAGTGCACTGGTTGACCTGACGGAGGACAAGGAGGTTAATGTGGACTTCCTTTACACTGTCAAGTGGAAGGAGACACCTACACCGTTCGAGAAGAGGATGGAGAAGTATTCCAGCTCCTCCAACATGCCGCATCACTTGGAGGTCCATTGGTTCTCCATTATAAATTCTTGTGTTACGGTCCTTCTCCTCACAGGGTTCTTGGCAACAATCCTCATGCGAGTTCTGAAGAATGATTTTGTGAA GTATGCCCATGATGAGGAAGCAGCTGATGACCAAGAAGAGTCTGGATGGAAGTATATTCATGGTGATGTCTTCCGGTTCCCCAAGAACAAGTCATTGTTTTCGGCTGCTCTTGGCACTGGAACTCAACTCTTTGCTCT AACAACCTTTATATTCCTGCTTGCACTCGTTGGAGTATTTTACCCTTACAATCGTGGTGCCCTTTTCACTGCATTGGTCGTCATCTATGCACTCACCTCAGGAATTGCTGGTTACATTGCAACCTCTTTCTATTGCCAGCTAGAGGGAACGAACTGG GTGAGGAACTTGCTATTAACCGGATGCCTGTTTTGCGGACCTCTCTTCCTGACTTTCTGTTTCTTGAACACTGTTGCCATTGCTTATAGTGCAACAGCAGCATTGCCGTTCGGCACCATCTGTGTCATTGTGCTGATCTGGACCTTAGTCACATTCCCTCTACTAGTTTTGGGAGGCATTGCTGGTAAAAACAGCAAGAGTGAATTCCAAGCTCCTTGCCGTACCACCAAATACCCTAGGGAGATTCCTCCGCTTCCCTGGTACCGGACAACAGTTCCGCAGATGGCTATGGCTGGATTTTTGCCTTTCAGCGCTATATATATCGAGCTCTACTACATCTTTGCTAGTGTTTGGGGCCACCGAATTTACACGATCTACAGCATTCtcttcatagtcttcatcatcctcctTATCGTCACTGCCTTCATCACTGTTGCGCTGACATACTTCCAGCTTGCTGCTGAAGACCATGAGTGGTGGTGGAG GTCATTCCTATGCGGAGGATCAACTGGATTTTTCGTCTATGGCTACTGTCTGTACTACTACTATGCTCGATCGGATATGTCTGGCTTCATGCAGACCTCTTTCTTCTTTGGGTACATGGCGTGCATCTGCTATGCATTCTTCCTGATGCTGGGTATGGTGGGCTTCCGTGCCGCCCTGTTCTTTGTTCGGCACATATACAAGTCGATCAAGTGTGAGTAA